One segment of Streptomyces sp. TG1A-8 DNA contains the following:
- the tuf gene encoding elongation factor Tu has protein sequence MAKAKFERTKPHVNIGTIGHIDHGKTTLTAAITKVLHDAYPDLNEATPFDNIDKAPEERQRGITISIAHVEYQTEGRHYAHVDCPGHADYIKNMITGAAQMDGAILVVAATDGPMPQTKEHVLLARQVGVPYIVVALNKADMVDDEEILELVELEVRELLSEYEFPGDDVPVVKVSALKALEGEKEWVDSVLNLMKAVDESIPQPERDVDKPFLMPIEDVFTITGRGTVVTGRIERGVLKVNETVDIIGIKPEKTSTTVTGIEMFRKLLDEGQAGENVGLLLRGIKREDVERGQVIIKPGSVTPHTEFEAQAYILSKDEGGRHTPFFNNYRPQFYFRTTDVTGVVTLPEGTEMVMPGDNTEMKVELIQPVAMEEGLKFAIREGGRTVGAGQVTKITK, from the coding sequence GTGGCGAAGGCGAAGTTCGAGCGGACTAAGCCGCACGTCAACATCGGCACCATCGGTCACATCGACCACGGTAAGACGACCCTCACGGCCGCCATTACCAAGGTGCTGCACGACGCGTACCCGGACCTGAACGAGGCCACCCCGTTCGACAACATCGACAAGGCGCCCGAGGAGCGTCAGCGCGGCATCACCATCTCCATCGCGCACGTCGAGTACCAGACCGAGGGCCGGCACTACGCCCACGTCGACTGCCCGGGTCACGCGGACTACATCAAGAACATGATCACCGGTGCCGCGCAGATGGACGGCGCGATCCTGGTGGTCGCCGCCACCGACGGCCCGATGCCGCAGACCAAGGAGCACGTGCTCCTGGCCCGCCAGGTCGGCGTTCCGTACATCGTCGTCGCCCTGAACAAGGCCGACATGGTGGACGACGAGGAGATCCTGGAGCTCGTCGAGCTCGAGGTCCGTGAGCTCCTCTCCGAGTACGAGTTCCCCGGCGACGACGTTCCGGTCGTCAAGGTCTCCGCCCTCAAGGCCCTCGAGGGCGAGAAGGAGTGGGTGGACTCCGTCCTGAACCTGATGAAGGCCGTCGACGAGTCGATCCCGCAGCCGGAGCGCGACGTCGACAAGCCGTTCCTCATGCCGATCGAGGACGTCTTCACCATCACCGGTCGCGGTACGGTCGTCACCGGCCGTATCGAGCGTGGTGTCCTCAAGGTCAACGAGACCGTCGACATCATCGGCATCAAGCCGGAGAAGACCTCCACCACGGTCACCGGCATCGAGATGTTCCGCAAGCTGCTCGACGAGGGCCAGGCCGGTGAGAACGTCGGTCTGCTGCTCCGCGGCATCAAGCGCGAGGACGTCGAGCGCGGCCAGGTCATCATCAAGCCGGGCTCGGTCACCCCGCACACCGAGTTCGAGGCGCAGGCCTACATCCTGTCCAAGGACGAGGGTGGCCGCCACACGCCGTTCTTCAACAACTACCGCCCGCAGTTCTACTTCCGTACGACGGACGTGACCGGCGTCGTGACCCTCCCCGAGGGCACCGAGATGGTCATGCCGGGTGACAACACCGAGATGAAGGTGGAGCTCATCCAGCCCGTCGCCATGGAGGAGGGCCTGAAGTTCGCCATCCGTGAGGGTGGCCGCACCGTGGGCGCCGGCCAGGTCACCAAGATCACGAAGTAA
- the fusA gene encoding elongation factor G, producing the protein MATTSLDLAKVRNIGIMAHIDAGKTTTTERILFYTGVSYKIGEVHDGAATMDWMEQEQERGITITSAATTCHWPLEDVDHTINIIDTPGHVDFTVEVERSLRVLDGAVTVFDGVAGVEPQSETVWRQADRYGVPRICFVNKLDRTGAEFHRCVDMISDRLGAQPIVMQLPIGAEADFKGVVDLVRMKALVWSAEATKGEMYDVVDIPATHTEAAEEWRGKLLEAVAENDEEIMELYLEGEEPSEEQLYAAIRRITIASGKGTGTTVTPVFCGTAFKNKGVQPLLDAVVRYLPSPVDIEAIEGHDVKDPETVVKRKPSDDEPLSALAFKIMSDPHLGKLTFVRVYSGRLESGTQVLNSVKGKKERIGKIYRMHANKREEIESVGAGDIVAVMGLKQTTTGETLCDDKQPVILESMDFPAPVIQVAIEPKSKGDQEKLGVAIQRLAEEDPSFQVHSDEETGQTIIGGMGELHLEVLVDRMRREFKVEANVGKPQVAYRETIRKAVERVDYTHKKQTGGTGQFAKVQIGIEPLEGGDTSYEFVNKVTGGRIPKEYIPSVDAGAQEAMQFGILAGYEMTGVRVILHDGAYHEVDSSELAFKIAGSQAFKEAARKASPVLLEPMMAVEVTTPEDYMGEVIGDINSRRGQIQAMEERAGARVVKGLVPLSEMFGYVGDLRSKTSGRASYSMQFDSYAEVPRNVAEEIIAKAKGE; encoded by the coding sequence ATGGCTACCACTTCACTTGACCTGGCCAAGGTGCGCAACATCGGCATCATGGCCCACATCGACGCGGGCAAGACGACCACCACCGAGCGGATCCTGTTCTACACCGGTGTGTCCTACAAGATCGGTGAGGTCCACGACGGCGCTGCCACCATGGACTGGATGGAGCAGGAGCAGGAGCGTGGCATCACGATCACCTCTGCTGCCACCACCTGCCACTGGCCGCTGGAGGACGTCGACCACACCATCAACATCATCGACACCCCGGGTCACGTCGACTTCACCGTCGAGGTGGAGCGCTCCCTGCGCGTCCTCGACGGTGCCGTGACGGTGTTCGACGGCGTCGCCGGCGTTGAGCCGCAGTCCGAGACGGTGTGGCGTCAGGCGGACCGCTACGGCGTTCCGCGCATCTGCTTCGTCAACAAGCTCGACCGAACCGGTGCCGAGTTCCACCGCTGCGTCGACATGATCAGCGACCGCCTGGGCGCGCAGCCGATCGTCATGCAGCTGCCGATCGGTGCCGAGGCCGACTTCAAGGGCGTCGTGGACCTGGTCCGCATGAAGGCGCTCGTGTGGTCCGCCGAGGCCACCAAGGGCGAGATGTACGACGTCGTCGACATCCCGGCCACGCACACCGAGGCGGCCGAGGAGTGGCGCGGCAAGCTGCTCGAGGCCGTCGCGGAGAACGACGAAGAGATCATGGAGCTGTACCTGGAGGGCGAGGAGCCCTCCGAGGAGCAGCTGTACGCCGCGATCCGTCGTATCACCATCGCGTCCGGCAAGGGCACCGGCACCACGGTGACCCCGGTGTTCTGCGGCACCGCGTTCAAGAACAAGGGCGTCCAGCCCCTGCTCGACGCGGTCGTGCGCTACCTGCCGTCCCCGGTCGACATCGAGGCCATCGAGGGCCACGACGTCAAGGACCCGGAGACGGTCGTCAAGCGCAAGCCGTCCGACGACGAGCCGCTGTCCGCGCTGGCGTTCAAGATCATGAGCGACCCGCACCTCGGCAAGCTCACCTTCGTCCGGGTCTACTCGGGCCGCCTGGAGTCCGGCACGCAGGTGCTGAACTCCGTCAAGGGCAAGAAGGAGCGCATCGGCAAGATCTACCGCATGCACGCCAACAAGCGTGAGGAGATCGAGTCGGTGGGTGCCGGCGACATCGTCGCGGTCATGGGCCTGAAGCAGACCACGACCGGCGAGACGCTGTGCGACGACAAGCAGCCGGTGATCCTGGAGTCCATGGACTTCCCGGCGCCGGTCATCCAGGTCGCCATCGAGCCCAAGTCGAAGGGCGACCAGGAGAAGCTGGGCGTCGCGATCCAGCGCCTGGCCGAGGAGGATCCGTCCTTCCAGGTCCACTCGGACGAGGAGACCGGCCAGACCATCATCGGCGGCATGGGCGAGCTGCACCTCGAGGTGCTGGTCGACCGCATGCGCCGTGAGTTCAAGGTCGAGGCCAACGTCGGCAAGCCGCAGGTGGCGTACCGCGAGACGATCCGCAAGGCCGTCGAGCGCGTCGACTACACCCACAAGAAGCAGACCGGTGGTACCGGTCAGTTCGCGAAGGTGCAGATCGGCATCGAGCCCCTCGAGGGCGGCGACACCTCGTACGAGTTCGTGAACAAGGTGACCGGTGGCCGCATCCCGAAGGAGTACATCCCTTCGGTGGACGCCGGTGCGCAGGAGGCCATGCAGTTCGGCATCCTCGCCGGTTACGAGATGACCGGCGTGCGCGTCATCCTCCACGACGGCGCCTACCACGAGGTCGACTCCTCCGAGCTCGCCTTCAAGATCGCCGGTTCGCAGGCCTTCAAGGAGGCCGCGCGCAAGGCTTCGCCCGTGCTCCTGGAGCCGATGATGGCCGTCGAGGTCACCACGCCCGAGGACTACATGGGTGAGGTCATCGGCGACATCAACTCCCGCCGTGGCCAGATCCAGGCCATGGAGGAGCGGGCTGGTGCCCGCGTCGTGAAGGGCCTCGTGCCCCTGTCGGAGATGTTCGGCTACGTCGGCGACCTCCGCAGCAAGACGTCGGGTCGCGCAAGCTACTCGATGCAGTTCGACTCCTACGCCGAGGTTCCGCGGAACGTCGCCGAGGAGATCATCGCGAAGGCCAAGGGCGAGTAA
- the rpsG gene encoding 30S ribosomal protein S7 codes for MPRKGPAPKRPVIIDPVYGSPLVTSLINKVLLNGKRSTAERIVYGAMEGLRDKTGNDPVITLKRALENIKPTLEVKSRRVGGATYQVPVEVKPGRANTLALRWLVGYSRARREKTMTERLLNELLDASNGLGAAVKKREDTHKMAESNKAFAHYRW; via the coding sequence ATGCCTCGTAAGGGCCCCGCCCCGAAGCGTCCGGTCATCATCGACCCGGTCTACGGCTCTCCTCTGGTGACCTCCCTGATCAACAAGGTGCTGCTGAACGGCAAGCGCTCCACCGCCGAGCGCATCGTCTACGGCGCCATGGAGGGCCTGCGCGACAAGACCGGCAACGACCCGGTCATCACGCTCAAGCGCGCTCTCGAGAACATCAAGCCGACCCTCGAGGTCAAGTCCCGCCGTGTCGGTGGCGCCACCTACCAGGTGCCGGTCGAGGTCAAGCCCGGCCGCGCCAACACCCTGGCGCTGCGCTGGCTGGTCGGTTACTCCCGCGCCCGTCGCGAGAAGACCATGACCGAGCGTCTCCTCAACGAGCTCCTCGACGCCTCCAACGGCCTCGGTGCGGCCGTGAAGAAGCGCGAGGACACCCACAAGATGGCCGAGTCCAACAAGGCCTTCGCGCACTACCGCTGGTAG
- the rpsL gene encoding 30S ribosomal protein S12 — MPTIQQLVRKGRQDKVEKNKTPALEGSPQRRGVCTRVFTTTPKKPNSALRKVARVRLTSGIEVTAYIPGEGHNLQEHSIVLVRGGRVKDLPGVRYKIIRGSLDTQGVKNRKQARSRYGAKKEK, encoded by the coding sequence GTGCCTACGATCCAGCAGCTGGTCCGCAAGGGCCGGCAGGACAAGGTCGAGAAGAACAAGACGCCCGCACTCGAGGGTTCGCCCCAGCGTCGCGGCGTCTGCACGCGTGTGTTCACGACCACCCCGAAGAAGCCGAACTCGGCCCTCCGCAAGGTCGCGCGTGTGCGTCTGACCAGCGGCATCGAGGTCACTGCTTACATTCCGGGTGAGGGACACAACCTGCAGGAGCACTCCATCGTGCTCGTGCGCGGCGGCCGTGTGAAGGACCTGCCGGGTGTTCGCTACAAGATCATCCGCGGCTCGCTCGACACCCAGGGTGTCAAGAACCGCAAGCAGGCTCGCAGCCGTTACGGCGCCAAGAAGGAGAAGTAA
- a CDS encoding DNA-directed RNA polymerase subunit beta': MLDVNFFDELRIGLATADDIRQWSHGEVKKPETINYRTLKPEKDGLFCEKIFGPTRDWECYCGKYKRVRFKGIICERCGVEVTRAKVRRERMGHIELAAPVTHIWYFKGVPSRLGYLLDLAPKDLEKVIYFAAYMITYVDEERRTRDLPSLEAHVSVERQQIENRRDADLEARAKKLESDLAELEAEGAKADVRRKVREGAEREMKQLRDRAQREIDRLDEVWNRFKNLKVQDLEGDELLYRELRDRFGTYFDGSMGAAALQKRLESFDLEEEAERLREIIRTGKGQKKTRALKRLKVVSAFLQTSNSPKGMVLDCVPVIPPDLRPMVQLDGGRFATSDLNDLYRRVINRNNRLKRLLDLGAPEIIVNNEKRMLQEAVDALFDNGRRGRPVTGPGNRPLKSLSDMLKGKQGRFRQNLLGKRVDYSARSVIVVGPQLKLHQCGLPKAMALELFKPFVMKRLVDLNHAQNIKSAKRMVERGRTVVYDVLEEVIAEHPVLLNRAPTLHRLGIQAFEPQLVEGKAIQIHPLVCTAFNADFDGDQMAVHLPLSAEAQAEARILMLSSNNILKPADGRPVTMPTQDMVLGLFFLTTDGEMRDVKGEGRAFASVAEAIMAFDAGELSLQSRVDIRFPVGTIPPRGWTPPAREEGEPEWQQGDSFRLNTTLGRALFNELLPEDYPFVDYEVGKKQLSEIVNDLAERYPKVIVAATLDNLKAAGFYWATRSGVTVAISDVVVPEAKKEIVKGYEAQDEKVQKQYERGLITKDERTQELIAIWTKATNEVAEAMNDNFPKTNPIFMMVNSGARGNMMQMRQIAGMRGLVSNAKNETIPRPIKASFREGLSVLEYFISTHGARKGLADTALRTADSGYLTRRLVDVSQDVIIREEDCGTDRGLKLRIAERGADGVLRKADDVETSVYARCLAEDIVVDGQVLAPAGTDLGDVLIEELVGRGVEEVKTRSVLTCESAVGTCAMCYGRSLATGKLVDIGEAVGIIAAQSIGEPGTQLTMRTFHTGGVAGDDITQGLPRVVELFEARTPKGVAPISEASGRVRIEETEKTKKIVVTPDDGSDETAYPISKRAKVLVREGDHVEVGQQLTVGATNPHDVLRILGQRAVQVHLVGEVQKVYNSQGVSIHDKHIEIIIRQMLRRVTIIESGDAELLPGELVERSKFETENRRVVQEGGHPASGRPQLMGITKASLATESWLSAASFQETTRVLTDAAINAKSDSLIGLKENVIIGKLIPAGTGLSRYRNIRVEPTEEAKAAMYSAVGYDDIDYSPFGTGSGQAVPLEDYDYGPYNQ; this comes from the coding sequence GTGCTCGACGTCAACTTCTTCGACGAGCTCCGGATCGGCCTGGCCACCGCTGACGACATCCGTCAGTGGAGCCACGGCGAGGTCAAGAAGCCCGAGACGATCAACTACCGCACGCTCAAGCCGGAAAAGGACGGGCTCTTCTGCGAGAAGATCTTCGGTCCGACCCGGGACTGGGAGTGCTACTGCGGCAAGTACAAGCGCGTCCGCTTCAAGGGCATCATCTGCGAGCGCTGTGGCGTCGAGGTCACGCGCGCCAAGGTGCGCCGTGAGCGGATGGGCCACATCGAACTGGCCGCGCCCGTCACGCACATCTGGTACTTCAAGGGTGTCCCCTCGCGCCTCGGCTACCTGCTGGATCTGGCGCCCAAGGACCTCGAGAAGGTCATCTACTTCGCGGCGTACATGATCACGTACGTCGACGAGGAGCGCCGCACCCGCGACCTGCCCTCCCTGGAGGCGCACGTCTCGGTGGAGCGCCAGCAGATCGAGAACCGCCGCGACGCCGACCTGGAGGCCCGCGCCAAGAAGCTCGAGTCCGACCTGGCCGAGCTGGAGGCCGAGGGCGCCAAGGCCGACGTGCGCCGCAAGGTGCGCGAGGGCGCCGAGCGCGAGATGAAGCAGCTGCGCGACCGCGCGCAGCGCGAGATCGACCGCCTCGACGAGGTGTGGAACCGGTTCAAGAACCTCAAGGTCCAGGACCTGGAGGGCGACGAGCTGCTCTACCGCGAGCTGCGGGACCGCTTCGGCACGTACTTCGACGGCTCGATGGGTGCCGCGGCGCTGCAGAAGCGCCTGGAGTCCTTCGACCTCGAGGAGGAGGCCGAGAGGCTCCGCGAGATCATCCGCACTGGCAAGGGCCAGAAGAAGACCCGCGCGCTCAAGCGCCTGAAGGTCGTCTCCGCGTTCCTGCAGACGTCCAACAGCCCCAAGGGCATGGTGCTCGACTGCGTGCCGGTCATCCCGCCGGACCTGCGTCCGATGGTGCAGCTGGACGGTGGCCGCTTCGCGACCTCCGACCTGAACGACCTGTACCGCCGTGTCATCAACCGCAACAACCGCCTCAAGCGCCTCCTCGACCTCGGTGCGCCCGAGATCATCGTGAACAACGAGAAGCGCATGCTCCAGGAGGCCGTGGACGCGCTCTTCGACAACGGCCGTCGCGGCCGCCCGGTCACGGGCCCCGGCAACCGTCCGCTGAAGTCGCTGTCCGACATGCTCAAGGGCAAGCAGGGCCGCTTCCGCCAGAACCTGCTCGGCAAGCGCGTCGACTACTCGGCGCGTTCCGTCATCGTCGTCGGCCCGCAGCTGAAGCTGCACCAGTGCGGCCTGCCCAAGGCGATGGCGCTGGAGCTGTTCAAGCCGTTCGTGATGAAGCGCCTGGTCGACCTGAACCACGCGCAGAACATCAAGAGCGCCAAGCGCATGGTGGAGCGCGGCCGCACCGTCGTGTACGACGTCCTCGAAGAGGTCATCGCCGAGCACCCGGTGCTGCTCAACCGTGCTCCCACCCTGCACCGCCTCGGCATCCAGGCCTTCGAGCCGCAGCTGGTCGAGGGCAAGGCCATCCAGATCCACCCGCTCGTGTGCACCGCGTTCAACGCGGACTTCGACGGTGACCAGATGGCCGTGCACCTGCCGCTGTCCGCGGAGGCGCAGGCCGAGGCCCGCATCCTGATGCTGTCCTCGAACAACATCCTCAAGCCCGCCGACGGCCGTCCGGTGACGATGCCGACCCAGGACATGGTCCTCGGTCTGTTCTTCCTCACCACCGACGGCGAGATGCGCGACGTCAAGGGCGAGGGCCGCGCGTTCGCGTCCGTGGCCGAGGCGATCATGGCGTTCGACGCCGGCGAGCTGTCGCTGCAGTCGCGCGTGGACATCCGCTTCCCGGTGGGCACCATCCCGCCGCGCGGCTGGACCCCGCCGGCCCGCGAGGAGGGCGAGCCGGAGTGGCAGCAGGGTGACAGCTTCCGCCTGAACACCACCCTGGGCCGCGCGCTCTTCAACGAGCTGCTGCCCGAGGACTACCCGTTCGTCGACTACGAGGTCGGCAAGAAGCAGCTCTCCGAGATCGTCAACGACCTCGCCGAGCGCTACCCGAAGGTCATCGTGGCGGCGACGCTCGACAACCTGAAGGCGGCCGGCTTCTACTGGGCCACCCGTTCCGGCGTCACCGTGGCCATCTCCGACGTCGTCGTCCCCGAGGCGAAGAAGGAGATCGTCAAGGGCTACGAGGCGCAGGACGAGAAGGTCCAGAAGCAGTACGAGCGCGGTCTGATCACCAAGGACGAGCGCACGCAGGAGCTCATCGCGATCTGGACCAAGGCGACCAACGAGGTCGCCGAGGCGATGAACGACAACTTCCCGAAGACCAACCCGATCTTCATGATGGTGAACTCGGGTGCACGAGGCAACATGATGCAGATGCGTCAGATCGCCGGTATGCGTGGTCTGGTGTCGAACGCGAAGAACGAGACGATCCCGCGTCCGATCAAGGCGTCGTTCCGTGAGGGCCTGTCCGTGCTGGAGTACTTCATCTCCACGCACGGTGCCCGTAAGGGTCTGGCGGACACCGCCCTGCGCACCGCCGACTCGGGCTACCTCACCCGTCGTCTGGTCGACGTCTCCCAGGACGTCATCATCCGCGAGGAGGACTGCGGCACCGACCGCGGCCTCAAGCTGCGGATCGCCGAGCGCGGCGCCGACGGCGTGCTGCGCAAGGCGGACGACGTCGAGACGTCCGTGTACGCGCGCTGCCTCGCCGAGGACATCGTGGTCGACGGCCAGGTGCTGGCCCCGGCCGGCACCGACCTGGGCGACGTCCTCATCGAGGAGCTCGTCGGCCGCGGCGTCGAGGAGGTCAAGACCCGCTCGGTCCTGACCTGCGAGTCCGCCGTCGGCACCTGCGCGATGTGCTACGGCCGTTCGCTGGCCACCGGCAAGCTGGTCGACATCGGTGAGGCGGTCGGCATCATCGCCGCCCAGTCCATCGGTGAGCCCGGCACCCAGCTGACGATGCGCACCTTCCACACCGGTGGTGTGGCCGGTGACGACATCACCCAGGGTCTGCCGCGTGTCGTCGAGCTCTTCGAGGCCCGTACCCCGAAGGGTGTGGCCCCGATCTCGGAGGCCTCCGGCCGGGTCCGGATCGAGGAGACGGAGAAGACGAAGAAGATCGTCGTCACTCCGGACGACGGCAGCGACGAGACGGCGTACCCGATCTCGAAGCGCGCCAAGGTCCTGGTCCGCGAGGGCGACCACGTCGAGGTGGGCCAGCAGCTCACCGTGGGTGCCACCAACCCGCACGACGTGCTGCGCATCCTCGGTCAGCGCGCCGTCCAGGTCCACCTGGTCGGCGAGGTCCAGAAGGTCTACAACTCGCAGGGCGTGTCGATCCACGACAAGCACATCGAGATCATCATCCGGCAGATGCTCCGCCGCGTGACGATCATCGAGTCCGGCGACGCCGAGCTGCTGCCCGGCGAGCTGGTCGAGCGCTCGAAGTTCGAGACCGAGAACCGTCGCGTGGTCCAGGAGGGCGGCCACCCCGCCTCCGGCCGTCCGCAGCTGATGGGTATCACCAAGGCGTCGCTGGCGACGGAGTCGTGGCTGTCCGCGGCCTCCTTCCAGGAGACGACCAGGGTCCTGACGGACGCGGCGATCAACGCCAAGTCCGACTCCCTGATCGGCCTCAAGGAGAACGTCATCATCGGTAAGCTCATCCCGGCCGGTACGGGCCTGTCCCGTTACCGCAACATCCGGGTCGAGCCGACCGAGGAGGCCAAGGCCGCGATGTACTCGGCCGTCGGCTACGACGACATCGACTACTCGCCGTTCGGCACCGGCTCCGGCCAGGCCGTTCCGCTGGAGGACTACGACTACGGTCCGTACAACCAGTAA